The genomic segment ACCCCGCGAGGATGGCGGCGGCGAACGTCACCTGCGGCGGATGGCCGACGAGTTGCCCGCCGATGTCCACGAACGCCTTGGGCTCGATGACGCCGAACGACGGACCGACGGTCACGACGATGACGGCGAACGCGACGGCGCCGACGGCGTTTCCGAGGTAGACGATTCCCCAGAGGCGACCGAGTTGCGTGAGCGAGGCGCGCCCGTCGAGGACGGGCAGGACGGCCAGCGCCGTGTGCTCGGTGAACAGTTCCGAGCGCCCGAGGACGACGAAGATGAACCCGACGGAGTAGAGGTTCGCGAGGACGATAGTGGTCGTCACCTCGCTCCAGATGCCCGCCGCGAGCGTCGCCACCGTCGCCATCAGGAGCGGGCCGAACCCGATGTCGAGTCCGGCCGAGAGCGCCGAGAGGAACAGACCGCCGGACGGCCGTTCCAACTCGTTCAGTCCGTCCTCTATCTCCGATTCGAGGATGGCGCTCTTCGGCGTCTGCTCGTCGGTCCGCGCCTTGCCGTTCCCGCCGTCGGTCTCGCTCATCCAGTCGTGTCGTGGGGCGGGGGGTTCATATGCGCTCTTGCCGATTCGACCCCGGCGACTCAGCGGTCCAGAAGCGCGAACACGGCGCCGAGCGTCGCGCCCCACACGAGGTGACCGACGAGACCAACCGCGGAGAGGTTCGGAAGCGGTGCGGGGACGCCGAGCGTGCGGAACCAGAGCGGCATCACGACGCCCGCCGCGACGAACGACAGCACCGCGCCGTACCCCGCGCCGACGAGGGTGACGACGCTCAGGCGGTCGCGGTAGCGCGCGAGGCGCGGCGTCCCGAGGAGGGCCGCGAAGCCGACGCCGAAGACGAGGCTGTGGAACTGGTGGGTCGTCCACCCGACCAGCGGCGTCGAGACGCCGTACAGCGACCCGATGACGGGAATCGCCCCCTGCAGGGACTCCAAGAGGAGTCCCATCGCGACGCCGGCCACGGTGGCCGCGACGCCCACGTCGCGAATCCGTCGCTTCGAGACGCCGGCGTCGACGGCGGGCGACCGACCGTCGGGGGTTCGGTGCCGCCGGAACGTGAGCGACACCGCCGTGCCCTCGCCGTCGACGCCGGCGCCGAGTCCGACCGTCGCCTCCGACTCCTCGGCGAGGAGGCGCACGACGGTGAGTCCGAACCCGGCGCTCGGGTCGTCGTACTCCGGGAGCGACCCGTCGAGCAGGATGCGACGCTGCGGGGCGGGCAGTCCGGGACCGTCGTCGGCGACGGTGACGCGGACCGTGCGCCACGTCGCTTCGACGCGCACGGTCACGCGCGGGGTTCCGGCCGGGTTGTGCTCGACGGCGTTGCGGAGCAGGTGGTCGAACAGGTCGGCGACCCGGTCGGTCGCGCAGACGTCGACGCCCGTCGCGTCGCCCTCGACGGTGAACTCGGCATCGGGGTGGCGTTCGACCGCGGCCGCGACGCGCCCGTCGAGGACGGACTGCACCGCGACGGGACTGGTCCGGTCGGGCCGCGAGAGCGCCGTCACCTCGCCGACGGCGTCGCCGATGCGGTCGGCGCTCCGTTCGATGACGCGCCCCGCGTCCGGCGACTGCCCGTCGTCGGACCCCTCGCCGACGAGGCCGGCGTAGCCGCGGACGACGTTGACGCCGTTCAGGACCTCGTGTCTGAGGATGCGGTTCAGGAGCGTCAGCCGCGCCGTTCGCTCCGTCAGGTCGCGTTCCTGCGCGTGCCGGCGCGACGCCTGCACGCCGGTGAGAGCGCCGCCGACGGCGCCGGTCAGGAGCAGGTCGAACCCGAGTGCCCGCGTGGCCGTACTCGTCTGCGTCCCGGCGAGTTCGGTCCCCAACAGCGAGGCACCGATTGCGACGCCCGTCGCCGCCGTCCCGAGCAGGCACCACCGCGCGACGGTCCACCCGTGCGTGCGCCCCCACCTGCTCACCGCGAGGACGACGCCGAACAGGCTGAGACTCAGGCCGACGACGAGAAACGGCAGTTTCCCGACGAGGAACGGCGCGGACGTCCCGCCGGCCGTCGACGCGGCCGTCGCCGACCGCGTGAGCAAGAACCCGATCCCGGCGACGACGAGGCCGCCGGACGCGACGGCCCCCCGACTTTCCCCGGACATATCAATAATAGAGACCCACGCGTGGTGGGATATGAATCCCCACGGTGTGTGCTGCGGACCCGCACGACCGGCCGACGACCGTCGGTCGGCCAATTTAAGAGCGGCCACGGCCGACAGTCGGCCATGTCCTCGAACCGAAAGGGCGACCGCAGGGAACGCGAACTCGTCAACAGACTCGACGAAGCCGGGTTCGCGGTCATGCGCGCCCCGGCGTCCGGAAGCGCGACGGAACGCGAACTGCCGGACGTCCTCGCGGGCAACGGCGACGTGTTCTACGCCATCGAGGCGAAGGCGAGTTCCGGGCAACCCATCTACCTCCAGGGCGAGGAGGTGGAGGCCCTCATCTACTTCGCGCAGAACTTCGGCGCGAAGTCCCGCATCGCGGTCCGGTTCGACCGGGAGGACTGGTACTTCTTCCACCCCGGCGACCTGTACGTGACCGACGGCGGCAACTACCGCGTGAAGAAGGAGACGGCGCTGGCGGAGGGGGAACCGTTCGACTCGTTCGTCGGCGGCCCGTCGCAGAGTCGACTGACCGACGTCGAGGAGGCGTAGCGCCCCCTGCC from the Halogeometricum rufum genome contains:
- the hjc gene encoding Holliday junction resolvase Hjc → MSSNRKGDRRERELVNRLDEAGFAVMRAPASGSATERELPDVLAGNGDVFYAIEAKASSGQPIYLQGEEVEALIYFAQNFGAKSRIAVRFDREDWYFFHPGDLYVTDGGNYRVKKETALAEGEPFDSFVGGPSQSRLTDVEEA
- a CDS encoding formate/nitrite transporter family protein — translated: MSETDGGNGKARTDEQTPKSAILESEIEDGLNELERPSGGLFLSALSAGLDIGFGPLLMATVATLAAGIWSEVTTTIVLANLYSVGFIFVVLGRSELFTEHTALAVLPVLDGRASLTQLGRLWGIVYLGNAVGAVAFAVIVVTVGPSFGVIEPKAFVDIGGQLVGHPPQVTFAAAILAGWLMGLLSWLVSAAQETVSRTLFVWLVATTIGIAHLPHCIAGIVEVLAAVLVSPSMGLATFGEFLVTSTLGNAVGGTVFVALLKYGHVVRGGSTPSADL
- a CDS encoding ATP-binding protein; protein product: MSGESRGAVASGGLVVAGIGFLLTRSATAASTAGGTSAPFLVGKLPFLVVGLSLSLFGVVLAVSRWGRTHGWTVARWCLLGTAATGVAIGASLLGTELAGTQTSTATRALGFDLLLTGAVGGALTGVQASRRHAQERDLTERTARLTLLNRILRHEVLNGVNVVRGYAGLVGEGSDDGQSPDAGRVIERSADRIGDAVGEVTALSRPDRTSPVAVQSVLDGRVAAAVERHPDAEFTVEGDATGVDVCATDRVADLFDHLLRNAVEHNPAGTPRVTVRVEATWRTVRVTVADDGPGLPAPQRRILLDGSLPEYDDPSAGFGLTVVRLLAEESEATVGLGAGVDGEGTAVSLTFRRHRTPDGRSPAVDAGVSKRRIRDVGVAATVAGVAMGLLLESLQGAIPVIGSLYGVSTPLVGWTTHQFHSLVFGVGFAALLGTPRLARYRDRLSVVTLVGAGYGAVLSFVAAGVVMPLWFRTLGVPAPLPNLSAVGLVGHLVWGATLGAVFALLDR